A single genomic interval of Mucilaginibacter robiniae harbors:
- a CDS encoding riboflavin synthase, with amino-acid sequence MFTGIIETLGHVADLKQEQGNLHITVQSAISSELKIDQSVAHNGVCLTVVALVDGTHTVTAIEETLNKTNIGQLKVGNLINLERCMQMNARLDGHIVQGHVDQTAICTEYKELPGSWEYTFEYDNTKGNVTVEKGSICINGISLTVVNSTANSFSVAIIPYTYEHTNLQNVRVGTTVNLEFDIIGKYVARLMQR; translated from the coding sequence ATGTTTACCGGCATCATCGAAACTTTAGGCCACGTGGCCGATTTAAAACAAGAGCAAGGCAACCTGCACATTACTGTTCAATCTGCTATATCATCCGAATTAAAGATCGATCAGTCAGTAGCACATAATGGCGTATGCCTTACTGTGGTGGCTTTGGTTGATGGCACACATACGGTTACCGCAATTGAAGAAACATTAAATAAAACCAATATTGGTCAACTTAAGGTTGGCAACCTAATCAACCTGGAACGTTGTATGCAAATGAATGCTCGCTTAGATGGGCATATAGTACAAGGCCATGTTGATCAAACTGCCATATGTACCGAGTATAAAGAACTACCCGGCAGTTGGGAATACACATTTGAATACGACAATACTAAAGGCAACGTAACTGTCGAAAAAGGCTCTATTTGTATCAATGGTATTAGCTTAACTGTAGTTAATTCAACAGCCAACAGTTTTTCGGTAGCCATCATTCCCTATACTTACGAGCATACCAATCTACAAAACGTTAGGGTAGGCACAACGGTAAATCTGGAGTTTGACATTATCGGGAAGTACGTGGCTCGACTGATGCAACGCTAG
- a CDS encoding DNA topoisomerase IB: MNRLLQKLEKIGRDPKSTAKAAGLRYVSDSTPGYSRKPVDSGYEYYDAQGELVTDEATVQRFNKMVIPPAYTDVWISPYENGHLLFTGVDAAGRKQYRYHAGWNQLRNQSKYHRLQAFAAHLPTIREHVDKDLNRRNLDHDKVLALVVRLMELTSIRVGNESYKKLYGSYGLTTMMDKHVKIDGSKIKFDFKGKKGVYHKIDLQSKKLARLVKQCRDIPGKELFQYYDDEGQRCTIDSGDLNTYLKDITGEDFTAKDFRTWAGSVSALYAFKEAGEFENQTQCRKNIVSVLDEVALNLGNTRTVCKKYYVHPSIIKAYEDGVLSKYIQNLDEDEDVKASELKKAEKALLQLLENEKLAVAS; this comes from the coding sequence ATGAACCGTCTTCTGCAAAAACTCGAAAAAATTGGCCGCGATCCGAAAAGTACCGCTAAAGCTGCTGGATTGCGTTATGTATCTGATAGTACTCCTGGTTACAGTCGTAAACCTGTTGATAGTGGCTATGAGTATTATGATGCGCAAGGTGAGTTGGTAACGGATGAGGCCACAGTTCAGCGATTCAATAAGATGGTGATTCCACCAGCCTATACGGATGTCTGGATATCGCCATATGAAAATGGGCATTTATTATTTACCGGTGTAGATGCAGCCGGCCGTAAGCAATACCGTTATCATGCAGGCTGGAATCAATTACGTAATCAGTCAAAATATCATCGCTTGCAGGCGTTTGCAGCACATTTGCCAACTATACGCGAGCATGTCGATAAAGATTTGAATCGTCGTAACTTGGATCATGATAAAGTGCTTGCTTTGGTAGTAAGGCTTATGGAATTAACTAGTATACGGGTAGGTAACGAATCTTATAAAAAGCTATACGGTTCTTATGGTTTAACTACCATGATGGATAAGCACGTAAAAATTGATGGTTCGAAAATCAAGTTTGACTTTAAAGGTAAAAAAGGTGTTTATCACAAAATTGACCTGCAAAGTAAAAAGCTGGCCCGTTTAGTTAAGCAATGTCGGGATATACCAGGCAAAGAGCTTTTTCAATACTACGATGATGAAGGACAGCGTTGTACTATTGATTCTGGCGATTTAAATACCTACTTGAAAGATATTACAGGCGAAGATTTTACTGCTAAAGACTTTCGGACATGGGCAGGTAGTGTAAGTGCGTTGTATGCTTTTAAAGAAGCTGGAGAATTTGAAAACCAAACGCAATGCCGTAAAAATATTGTAAGCGTTTTGGATGAAGTAGCTTTAAACTTGGGTAATACCCGTACTGTTTGTAAAAAGTATTACGTGCATCCAAGTATAATTAAAGCTTACGAAGATGGGGTGCTCTCTAAATATATTCAGAATTTGGACGAAGATGAAGACGTTAAAGCTTCAGAATTGAAAAAAGCAGAAAAGGCTTTATTGCAGCTACTAGAAAATGAAAAGTTAGCCGTTGCCAGTTAA
- a CDS encoding aldo/keto reductase: MKYNFLGNTGILVSEICFGTMTFGGRGMWEAVGKVQQQEVNDLMKVVVDSGINFIDTANVYSFGESEKLLGQSIKDLGLNRNDLVIATKVRGKMGEEGINNVGLSRYHIFQSVNDSLQRLQLDHIDILYVHGVDKRTPIAETVRALNDIVLTGKVRYVAVCNWPAWMVMKALGIAEKHGWNKFVGLQYFYSLSGRDIEREVLPLAAAENLAVMPWSPLAGGFLSGKYSRNNEKAGNSRRDEFDFPPINKEKAYDIVDVLAELSKAYNASVAQLALAWVRQQPGVTSTIIGAKRVEQLQDNIKSTEIQLTADDLKRIDEVSALAKEYPGWMVEFQGRDR; encoded by the coding sequence ATGAAATACAACTTTTTAGGTAACACTGGCATATTGGTATCTGAAATATGCTTTGGTACCATGACCTTTGGTGGTAGAGGCATGTGGGAAGCGGTAGGCAAAGTACAGCAGCAGGAAGTTAATGATTTAATGAAAGTAGTGGTTGATTCAGGTATTAATTTTATTGACACTGCCAATGTATACTCTTTTGGTGAATCGGAAAAGCTACTAGGGCAATCCATTAAAGATTTAGGATTGAACCGGAACGATTTAGTGATTGCCACCAAAGTACGTGGAAAAATGGGCGAAGAAGGAATTAATAATGTAGGCTTATCACGTTACCATATTTTCCAATCAGTAAATGATAGTTTGCAACGTTTACAACTGGACCACATAGATATTTTATATGTACACGGTGTTGATAAACGCACGCCGATTGCAGAAACAGTAAGAGCGTTGAATGATATTGTACTTACTGGTAAAGTACGCTATGTAGCCGTGTGTAATTGGCCAGCCTGGATGGTAATGAAGGCTCTAGGCATTGCCGAAAAACATGGCTGGAACAAGTTTGTAGGCTTACAATACTTCTATTCATTATCAGGTCGGGATATTGAACGGGAAGTTTTACCATTAGCCGCTGCTGAAAATTTAGCCGTAATGCCATGGAGCCCTTTAGCTGGTGGTTTTTTATCAGGAAAATATAGTCGCAATAACGAGAAAGCAGGAAACTCTCGTCGGGATGAATTTGATTTCCCACCTATCAACAAAGAAAAAGCTTACGATATTGTTGATGTATTAGCAGAACTAAGCAAAGCGTACAATGCCTCAGTAGCACAGCTAGCTTTAGCTTGGGTGCGACAACAGCCAGGTGTAACCAGTACCATCATCGGTGCTAAACGTGTTGAACAATTGCAAGATAACATCAAGTCGACAGAAATTCAACTGACGGCAGATGATCTTAAAAGAATAGACGAGGTAAGTGCTTTAGCAAAAGAATACCCGGGCTGGATGGTAGAATTTCAGGGCAGAGATAGATAA
- a CDS encoding NUDIX domain-containing protein translates to MPRQSAGILLYRKINQDLEVFLVHPGGPYFANKDVGAWTIPKGEFTDDEEALTAAQREFKEETGQTVEGNFIQLQSIKQKGGKIVHAWAVEGNIAHEAIISNTFKMEYPYKSGKWISVPEVDKGAWFTADEARSRINPAQSAFIDELVLIIHNNNSPING, encoded by the coding sequence ATGCCCAGACAAAGCGCCGGAATTTTGTTGTATCGAAAAATCAATCAGGATTTAGAAGTATTCCTGGTTCATCCCGGCGGTCCATACTTCGCCAATAAAGATGTTGGTGCGTGGACAATCCCCAAAGGCGAATTCACCGACGATGAAGAAGCACTGACGGCCGCACAGCGGGAGTTTAAAGAAGAAACAGGGCAAACTGTTGAAGGTAACTTTATACAACTTCAGTCTATCAAACAAAAAGGCGGCAAAATAGTACATGCTTGGGCAGTTGAAGGCAATATAGCTCATGAAGCCATCATCAGCAACACTTTCAAGATGGAATATCCTTACAAATCAGGTAAATGGATCAGTGTACCTGAAGTAGATAAAGGTGCTTGGTTTACTGCTGATGAAGCTAGAAGCAGAATTAATCCGGCACAAAGCGCCTTTATTGATGAGTTAGTCTTGATCATACACAACAACAACTCACCCATAAACGGCTGA
- a CDS encoding c-type cytochrome: protein MLPGKKFFITIGLLGTIVFVSTTAMQQQQQKEEHKYKNLKVLPKNITEHQMHEVMEEWEHSLGVRCNFCHVRNEESHQMDWASDTKPEKEMAREMYRMTANLNKKHFKAGKDSIGMIMETGVNCNMCHHGQAHPEVKMPERPMRPQGQPGQQPGGGQPQPPAGDKQP from the coding sequence ATGTTGCCCGGAAAAAAATTCTTTATCACGATTGGTTTGTTAGGAACCATAGTGTTTGTTTCAACTACTGCAATGCAACAACAGCAGCAAAAAGAAGAACACAAATACAAAAACTTGAAAGTACTGCCTAAAAATATTACTGAGCATCAAATGCATGAAGTAATGGAAGAGTGGGAGCACTCGTTAGGTGTTCGTTGCAATTTTTGCCATGTGCGTAATGAAGAAAGCCATCAAATGGATTGGGCTAGTGATACTAAGCCTGAAAAAGAGATGGCTCGTGAAATGTACCGCATGACAGCTAATCTGAACAAAAAGCATTTTAAAGCTGGTAAAGATTCCATAGGCATGATTATGGAAACTGGTGTAAACTGTAATATGTGCCATCATGGACAGGCACATCCGGAAGTTAAAATGCCAGAACGACCAATGCGCCCGCAGGGGCAACCAGGCCAGCAACCTGGCGGCGGTCAGCCGCAGCCACCAGCTGGAGATAAGCAACCCTAA
- the hscA gene encoding Fe-S protein assembly chaperone HscA has protein sequence MAKVSINLATGSLQKDEVIVGIDLGTTNSLVAFINPDKNPQVINDMGKGVLVPSVVHFDSAGSITVGNEAKEYLITDPQNTVFSVKRLLGRSYQDIEKYQNFFSYKVIDDNTESLVKIKVGDRFYTPIELSGLILKELKQRAEHALKTPVNRAVITVPAYFNDSQRQATRDAGKLAGLDVLRIVNEPTAASLAYGIGLHPDETKTIAVYDLGGGTFDISILQIQNGIFEVLSTNGDTFLGGDDFDRAIVEYWIEKNQLNPIELAENRELTQQLRLKAEEAKKAFAHQSIFNEQIGDIWCTLDRQTFEQLISPKVEQTIHACTNALKDAGLTVDDINEVVMVGGSTRTALVKKKVAEFFKRPVHDDLNPDEVVALGAAIQADILAGNRKDILLLDVTPLSLGIETMGGLMDVIIPRNSKVPTKAGRQYTTSVDGQVNMKISVYQGERDLVKENRKLAEFDLKGIPAMPAGLPKVDINFLLNADGILKIQAIELRSGMKQEVEVKPAYGITDEQVEQMLMDSITHAKDDVTQRMLIEARTEGEQMVYTAERFIEKNKDYLAIAEIAKTQQHIDTLKEVLTSGDKDLILKQVDELNNYTRPFAERVMDAAISQAMKGKSIE, from the coding sequence ATGGCTAAAGTTTCTATCAATCTGGCTACTGGATCGCTGCAAAAAGATGAAGTAATTGTTGGCATTGATTTAGGCACAACCAATTCATTAGTGGCCTTTATTAATCCTGATAAAAACCCTCAGGTTATTAACGACATGGGTAAGGGTGTTTTAGTACCTTCAGTAGTACATTTTGATAGTGCTGGTTCTATAACAGTTGGTAATGAAGCTAAAGAATATTTAATTACTGATCCACAGAATACTGTTTTTTCTGTGAAGCGTTTATTAGGGCGTTCATATCAGGATATAGAAAAGTACCAGAACTTTTTTTCCTACAAAGTTATCGATGATAACACTGAAAGCTTGGTAAAAATTAAAGTGGGCGACCGCTTTTATACACCGATTGAACTTTCAGGATTGATATTGAAAGAACTAAAGCAAAGAGCAGAACACGCTTTAAAAACACCGGTAAACCGCGCAGTAATTACGGTTCCCGCTTACTTTAATGATTCTCAACGGCAAGCCACACGTGATGCGGGTAAACTGGCTGGTTTAGATGTACTACGCATTGTAAATGAACCAACAGCAGCCAGCTTAGCTTATGGTATTGGCCTTCACCCTGATGAAACTAAAACCATTGCCGTGTACGATTTAGGTGGCGGTACCTTTGATATTTCTATTCTGCAAATACAAAACGGAATTTTTGAGGTACTATCTACCAATGGCGACACCTTTTTAGGCGGTGATGATTTTGACCGGGCTATTGTAGAATACTGGATTGAAAAGAATCAACTCAACCCTATTGAATTAGCTGAAAACCGTGAGCTAACACAGCAATTACGTTTAAAGGCTGAAGAAGCAAAAAAAGCTTTCGCTCACCAAAGTATTTTTAATGAGCAAATTGGTGATATCTGGTGTACGTTAGACCGTCAAACTTTTGAGCAACTAATTAGCCCGAAAGTTGAACAAACCATTCATGCTTGTACCAACGCCTTAAAAGATGCTGGCTTAACGGTAGATGATATTAACGAAGTGGTAATGGTGGGTGGATCAACCCGTACTGCTTTGGTAAAGAAAAAAGTAGCTGAATTCTTTAAGCGCCCGGTACATGATGATTTAAACCCTGATGAGGTAGTAGCACTAGGCGCCGCTATACAGGCTGATATTCTGGCTGGTAACCGCAAAGATATTTTGCTGCTGGATGTTACCCCCCTTTCATTAGGTATTGAAACTATGGGAGGTTTGATGGATGTCATAATTCCACGTAACTCCAAAGTACCTACCAAAGCTGGGAGGCAATACACTACCTCGGTTGATGGACAGGTAAACATGAAGATTTCCGTCTATCAAGGGGAACGCGATTTAGTGAAAGAAAACCGCAAGTTAGCTGAGTTTGATTTGAAAGGCATACCGGCTATGCCCGCAGGTTTGCCTAAAGTAGATATTAACTTTTTGTTGAATGCTGATGGTATTTTGAAAATTCAGGCTATTGAGTTACGCTCAGGCATGAAGCAGGAAGTGGAAGTAAAACCTGCTTATGGCATTACTGATGAACAGGTAGAACAGATGCTCATGGATAGCATTACCCACGCCAAGGATGATGTAACACAGCGTATGCTTATTGAGGCCAGAACTGAAGGCGAACAAATGGTATACACCGCAGAACGCTTTATTGAAAAGAATAAAGACTATCTAGCCATTGCAGAGATTGCAAAAACTCAGCAGCACATTGATACACTAAAAGAAGTGCTGACCAGTGGTGATAAAGATTTAATACTGAAACAAGTAGATGAGCTAAATAACTATACACGACCCTTTGCCGAACGTGTTATGGATGCAGCTATCAGTCAGGCCATGAAAGGTAAAAGCATTGAATAA
- a CDS encoding SDR family NAD(P)-dependent oxidoreductase — MPFRTTVITGATSGIGKETALALAKKDHALYLLVRNVQKGEQLKKELVEQTGNRSIFVLHCDLADMQTVKQAADELKGKLFAINTLINNAGGINMHREESKDGIELTFAVNHLGHFLLTLSLMPLLERGQARVINVSSEAHKMGKVRMLNDIQFTRDYSAFKAYALAKLSNIYFAKSLAEKFASKGITAYALHPGVVKSGFGNELSGWGKFMLWLARPFMISPQEGAQTSIYLASEVKLSPKLSGEYFKKMQVAKTNLAAQNASGRNKLWQISEQLVVPYLL; from the coding sequence ATGCCATTCAGAACAACAGTAATTACAGGGGCTACTTCAGGTATAGGCAAGGAAACGGCTTTAGCATTGGCTAAAAAAGATCATGCTTTGTATTTACTGGTACGTAACGTACAAAAGGGAGAACAGCTCAAGAAAGAACTGGTTGAACAGACTGGCAATCGCAGTATATTTGTGCTGCATTGTGACTTGGCTGATATGCAAACCGTTAAACAGGCTGCTGATGAATTGAAAGGAAAGTTGTTTGCTATTAATACGCTAATTAATAATGCTGGCGGCATTAACATGCACCGGGAAGAAAGTAAGGATGGTATTGAACTGACTTTCGCCGTGAACCACTTAGGGCACTTTTTACTTACGCTTAGCTTAATGCCTTTGTTAGAAAGAGGGCAGGCTCGCGTTATTAACGTAAGTTCTGAAGCACACAAAATGGGCAAAGTTAGGATGTTGAATGATATACAATTTACTCGTGATTATTCAGCTTTCAAAGCCTATGCTCTGGCTAAACTAAGTAATATTTATTTTGCTAAATCTTTAGCTGAAAAGTTTGCTTCAAAAGGTATAACCGCCTATGCTTTGCATCCTGGCGTTGTTAAAAGCGGCTTTGGAAACGAACTTAGCGGATGGGGAAAGTTTATGTTGTGGTTGGCTCGGCCGTTTATGATTAGCCCGCAGGAAGGTGCACAAACTTCTATTTACCTGGCGTCTGAAGTTAAACTAAGTCCTAAGTTAAGCGGTGAATACTTCAAGAAAATGCAAGTAGCTAAAACCAATTTAGCTGCTCAGAATGCTTCGGGCCGTAACAAGTTGTGGCAAATTAGCGAACAATTGGTAGTCCCATATTTACTTTAA
- a CDS encoding threonine aldolase family protein: MMTVDLRSDTVTKPTPGMLEAMWSAKVGDDVFGEDPSVNELEAKAAAMFGMEAGIFCPSGTMTNQIAIKCFTQPLDELIADQTAHVYRYEGGGIAFNSAVSTRLLNGERGIITAEMIEPEINAENVHYPHTSLVVLENTVNKGGGKCYTLNQIAPIAALCKQTGLKLHLDGARIFNALTYTGDKAVDYSQYFNGISVCLSKGLGTPVGSVLLADKETIKYARRLRKALGGGMRQAGFLAAAGIYALDHHVERLKIDHSHAYTLAEELGKLSWVSHVVPVETNIVLFDTVEAADAVVKKLADKGIKANSTGKNRIRFVTHLDVHPEQVEYTISTMKTL, encoded by the coding sequence ATGATGACTGTTGATTTACGTAGCGATACGGTTACTAAACCTACACCAGGCATGTTGGAAGCTATGTGGAGCGCCAAAGTAGGTGATGATGTTTTTGGCGAAGATCCAAGCGTAAACGAACTGGAAGCTAAAGCTGCAGCAATGTTTGGCATGGAAGCCGGTATTTTTTGTCCATCTGGTACCATGACCAATCAAATAGCTATTAAATGTTTTACGCAACCTTTAGATGAGTTGATTGCCGACCAAACGGCACATGTTTATCGTTATGAAGGAGGCGGCATTGCTTTTAATTCGGCTGTATCTACCCGTTTGTTAAACGGAGAGCGTGGTATTATTACTGCTGAAATGATTGAACCGGAAATAAATGCCGAAAACGTTCATTATCCACATACCAGCTTGGTAGTGCTTGAAAATACAGTAAACAAAGGTGGAGGTAAATGTTACACCCTAAACCAGATTGCACCTATTGCTGCCTTGTGTAAACAAACAGGCTTGAAGTTGCATTTGGATGGTGCACGTATTTTCAATGCATTGACCTATACTGGTGATAAAGCTGTTGATTATAGCCAGTATTTTAATGGCATTTCAGTTTGTCTATCGAAAGGATTAGGTACACCAGTTGGGTCTGTTTTATTGGCAGACAAAGAAACTATAAAGTATGCGCGCCGGTTGCGGAAGGCTTTAGGTGGTGGAATGCGACAGGCTGGCTTTTTAGCTGCAGCCGGTATTTACGCCTTAGATCATCATGTGGAGCGTTTAAAAATTGATCATAGCCATGCATATACTTTGGCTGAAGAGTTGGGTAAATTAAGCTGGGTGAGCCATGTAGTACCAGTTGAAACTAACATTGTATTATTTGATACGGTAGAGGCTGCTGATGCTGTAGTGAAAAAACTAGCCGATAAAGGTATAAAAGCAAATAGTACCGGAAAAAACCGAATCCGCTTTGTTACCCATTTAGATGTACATCCTGAACAGGTAGAATATACGATAAGTACTATGAAAACCCTTTAA
- a CDS encoding tetratricopeptide repeat protein: MKNLSILLFLIGVLLVNPKIVQAQTVSDSQLLEYYQNQRYVEALQYLKTNYQEPVTDAKALSRLAYTSQMAGKLAEAENYYQRVYAMDTTNLPVLNNMAGINMRRGNQDKAYGYYLKIVQNDTSNFYVYTQLAKICSVKLDSLGKMTYLIRANKINPEDADAAASLSDGYVKAKLYVQAEKVLDKAIAADSDNIILLESLENLTHAQKRWPQTIKTGMRLLQLGDNTYITVTKLAQAYYYLKNYQCCVETIAGLPRLMQTEGSYYWMGMGYKNLKDYPKAVQCFNKAIADGISSSISTYYGEIGSSYEESKQFTKSLNAYQKGLQFEDSRLIYYSLANLYDNDLKNKTLAIKYFKKYLAAKPPVKEQALVDYTKGRLNQLTEPSVASVEPRTSR, encoded by the coding sequence ATGAAAAACTTATCCATTCTGCTCTTCTTAATTGGTGTACTTTTAGTTAATCCCAAAATTGTACAAGCACAAACCGTTAGTGATTCACAACTGCTGGAATATTATCAAAACCAGCGCTATGTGGAAGCTTTACAGTATTTGAAGACAAATTACCAGGAACCAGTCACCGACGCAAAAGCTTTATCTCGTTTAGCTTATACTTCACAAATGGCGGGCAAACTGGCTGAAGCAGAAAACTATTACCAGCGTGTATATGCAATGGATACCACTAACCTACCAGTACTTAACAACATGGCAGGTATTAATATGAGGCGTGGTAATCAGGATAAAGCCTACGGCTATTACTTAAAGATAGTGCAGAACGACACCAGCAATTTTTATGTATATACGCAATTAGCAAAAATATGCTCAGTTAAATTAGACTCATTAGGTAAAATGACCTACTTGATTAGAGCCAATAAAATCAATCCTGAAGATGCAGATGCGGCAGCATCTTTAAGTGATGGATACGTTAAAGCAAAACTTTATGTACAAGCAGAAAAAGTGTTAGATAAAGCAATAGCAGCTGATTCTGATAATATCATTTTACTAGAGAGCTTAGAAAATTTAACTCATGCACAAAAAAGATGGCCGCAAACCATTAAAACAGGTATGAGGCTTTTGCAATTAGGCGATAATACCTATATTACAGTAACCAAGTTAGCACAAGCCTACTATTACTTGAAAAATTACCAATGCTGTGTAGAAACTATAGCTGGTTTACCGCGCTTAATGCAAACGGAAGGCTCGTACTACTGGATGGGTATGGGTTATAAAAACCTTAAAGATTACCCTAAAGCTGTACAGTGCTTTAATAAAGCTATCGCTGATGGTATATCCAGCAGCATCAGTACGTACTATGGTGAAATTGGCAGTTCATACGAAGAATCTAAACAATTTACCAAATCATTAAATGCTTATCAAAAAGGTTTGCAATTTGAAGATAGTCGCCTTATATATTACTCGCTGGCCAATTTGTATGATAATGATTTAAAAAATAAAACTTTAGCCATTAAGTACTTCAAGAAATATTTGGCTGCTAAACCACCGGTAAAAGAACAAGCTTTAGTTGATTATACCAAAGGAAGATTAAACCAGCTTACAGAACCTAGCGTTGCATCAGTCGAGCCACGTACTTCCCGATAA
- a CDS encoding GNAT family N-acetyltransferase, which translates to MSDNNITIRDAKAADLPYILDIYNHAITHTTAVYQETLHTLEMREAWFAEKQASGFPVWVAVEGEQVVGFCTYGPFRNWPGYRFTVEHSVYLAPSHQGKGIGRLLVEHIINHAREQGNHVLIAGIDADTIPSIRLHQSLGFTEVAHFKQVGYKFGRWLDLKFLQLILQES; encoded by the coding sequence ATGTCTGATAACAATATAACTATTCGTGATGCGAAGGCAGCCGACTTGCCATATATACTCGACATTTACAATCATGCTATAACTCATACAACTGCCGTATATCAAGAAACATTACACACGCTGGAAATGCGTGAAGCTTGGTTTGCTGAGAAACAAGCTAGCGGCTTTCCGGTGTGGGTAGCAGTTGAAGGTGAGCAAGTTGTGGGCTTTTGTACCTACGGTCCCTTTCGTAATTGGCCTGGGTACCGCTTTACTGTAGAGCATTCTGTGTATTTGGCTCCATCACATCAGGGTAAAGGCATTGGTCGGCTATTGGTTGAACATATCATCAATCATGCACGTGAACAAGGCAACCATGTATTGATAGCCGGCATTGATGCCGATACTATACCCAGTATTCGCCTGCATCAATCATTAGGATTCACGGAAGTCGCCCACTTCAAACAAGTTGGTTATAAATTTGGGCGCTGGCTCGATTTGAAGTTTTTGCAGCTGATTCTTCAAGAATCTTAA